In Bernardetia sp., a single window of DNA contains:
- the phbB gene encoding acetoacetyl-CoA reductase has translation MDKNNKKVALVTGSTGGIGTAICKKLHDEGYTVVAHYRNKEKAEEWNTNLKNDGYDLPLVMADVSNFDEVEKMFKEIKERVGEVDILVNNAGITRDGSFRKMSFEQWNSVINADLTSVFNCCRHAINPMLENKFGRIINVSSVNGQRGQFGQVNYSAAKAGMHGFTKSLAMETARKGVTINTVSPGYIATDMVMAVPEDIRNQIIADIPMGRLGTPEEIAEIIAYLASDKAGFVTGANFAINGGQHVY, from the coding sequence ATGGACAAAAACAATAAAAAAGTAGCTCTCGTAACAGGTTCAACAGGTGGAATTGGAACTGCTATTTGTAAAAAGTTGCATGATGAAGGCTACACAGTCGTGGCACACTATCGTAATAAAGAGAAAGCAGAAGAGTGGAATACGAATCTCAAAAATGATGGATACGATTTACCTTTAGTAATGGCTGATGTCTCTAACTTCGATGAAGTAGAAAAAATGTTTAAAGAAATTAAAGAAAGAGTCGGAGAAGTTGATATTTTAGTAAATAATGCTGGTATTACTCGTGATGGTTCTTTTAGAAAAATGTCTTTTGAACAGTGGAACTCGGTTATCAATGCCGATTTGACAAGTGTTTTCAACTGCTGTCGCCACGCCATCAATCCAATGTTGGAAAACAAATTTGGAAGAATTATCAATGTTTCGTCTGTAAATGGTCAGCGTGGACAGTTCGGACAAGTAAATTATAGTGCAGCTAAAGCAGGTATGCACGGTTTTACAAAAAGTTTGGCAATGGAAACAGCTCGTAAAGGTGTTACTATCAATACTGTTTCTCCTGGTTATATCGCTACTGATATGGTAATGGCAGTTCCAGAAGATATTCGTAACCAAATTATTGCTGATATTCCAATGGGAAGATTAGGAACTCCAGAAGAAATCGCAGAAATTATTGCCTATCTTGCTTCAGACAAGGCTGGGTTTGTAACAGGAGCAAACTTTGCTATTAATGGAGGACAACATGTTTATTAA
- a CDS encoding Rho termination factor N-terminal domain-containing protein codes for MIIKSLLEIAFYGSWVAVKKVGATLEEKLPFSKEKIKPVRTRTVDARLETAKEEKQQKKAPIEDKKITPKQEAKILNYKLKTKKELYEIAQEIDLEGRSTMNKSELITALEEHTRNNG; via the coding sequence ATGATAATCAAAAGTTTACTTGAAATTGCATTTTATGGCTCTTGGGTAGCTGTAAAAAAAGTAGGAGCTACTTTAGAAGAAAAGTTACCTTTTTCGAAAGAAAAAATAAAACCAGTTCGAACCAGAACAGTAGATGCTCGTTTGGAAACTGCAAAGGAAGAAAAACAACAGAAAAAAGCCCCAATAGAAGACAAAAAAATTACGCCCAAACAGGAAGCTAAAATTTTGAATTATAAGCTAAAGACAAAAAAGGAACTCTATGAAATAGCGCAAGAAATTGATTTAGAAGGACGTTCTACAATGAATAAATCAGAACTAATTACGGCTTTAGAAGAACACACTAGAAATAATGGTTAA
- a CDS encoding KpsF/GutQ family sugar-phosphate isomerase encodes MQIKTNLHLEAANEVFDLEIQALKLVKKQITTTFEKAIDFILSSRGKVVVTGVGKSGIIAHKISATFASTGTPSVFLNASEALHGDLGMVAKGDIVIMLSKSGTTIELVKMLPTLHKVGAKTIGIFSNTQTRLAQNLDLILDATVEREACPLNLAPMSSTTVSLVIGDALAAALIKARNFQPKDFAVFHPAGQLGRNLLLTASDVMHSQENLPIVSRKNSLKEVVIVMTKYNLGAVCVCENNKLEGIITDGDVRRFLTHSDTLTAKAEQIMTSNPISLQAQMRLSEVLSIMENKNRQIYVAPVIDSQNNCLGLVRMHDILSY; translated from the coding sequence ATGCAAATCAAAACAAACCTTCATTTAGAAGCTGCCAATGAAGTTTTTGACTTAGAAATACAGGCTCTTAAATTAGTAAAAAAACAAATTACCACTACTTTTGAAAAAGCCATAGATTTTATTTTGTCTTCAAGAGGAAAGGTAGTCGTAACAGGGGTAGGCAAGTCAGGCATTATTGCACACAAAATTTCAGCTACATTTGCCAGTACAGGTACACCTTCTGTGTTTTTAAATGCTTCGGAAGCCTTACATGGAGATTTGGGGATGGTAGCCAAAGGTGATATTGTGATTATGCTTTCTAAAAGTGGAACTACAATTGAACTTGTCAAGATGCTTCCTACCCTTCATAAAGTAGGTGCAAAAACCATAGGTATTTTTAGCAACACCCAAACTCGTTTGGCACAAAACCTAGATTTGATTTTAGATGCGACTGTTGAGCGTGAAGCCTGTCCCTTAAATCTTGCTCCTATGAGTAGTACAACGGTTTCTTTGGTTATTGGAGATGCTTTAGCTGCAGCACTCATAAAAGCAAGAAATTTTCAACCAAAAGATTTCGCAGTTTTTCATCCTGCTGGACAGCTTGGACGAAATCTTTTACTGACAGCTTCTGATGTGATGCACAGTCAAGAAAACCTACCTATCGTTTCAAGAAAAAATTCTCTCAAAGAAGTTGTTATTGTAATGACAAAATATAATTTGGGAGCAGTTTGTGTCTGTGAAAATAATAAGTTGGAAGGAATCATTACAGATGGAGATGTAAGACGTTTTCTTACTCATTCTGATACGCTCACAGCCAAAGCAGAGCAGATAATGACATCAAACCCTATTTCTTTACAAGCTCAAATGCGCCTTTCAGAAGTTTTGAGTATAATGGAAAACAAAAACAGACAGATTTATGTCGCTCCTGTGATAGATAGCCAAAATAACTGTTTAGGACTTGTCAGAATGCATGATATTTTGAGCTATTAA
- a CDS encoding ADP-ribosylglycohydrolase family protein produces MEQQIKNAFFGFAVGDALGVPVEFQSRRKIAENPVTDMREFGTHNQPKGTWSDDSSMAFCLAESLATPPNTEKTEVYDIGDIANNFVRWYYDKFWTPHGRVFDIGIATVGAIQRLKKGESPLLSGGIGERSNGNGSLMRILPLVFYKGYFFEENIEKRFKLVSEVSSITHMHFRSVFSCFIYTEFANILRHQIEDNKQDKVVAYQELQKRINDFALEFEFNTEEVALFDRILKHDITTFDEDSISSSGYVLHTLEASLWCFMKYDSYSESVLKAVNLGKDTDTTGCVTGGIAGLYYGANAETGIPQEWIDVIVKKEEIEDLCNRLYTLNQ; encoded by the coding sequence ATGGAACAACAAATAAAAAATGCCTTTTTTGGTTTTGCTGTGGGTGATGCACTTGGCGTACCTGTAGAATTTCAAAGTAGAAGAAAAATTGCTGAAAATCCTGTTACGGATATGAGAGAGTTTGGAACGCATAATCAGCCTAAAGGAACATGGTCAGACGATAGCTCAATGGCTTTTTGTTTGGCTGAAAGCCTCGCTACGCCTCCAAATACTGAAAAGACGGAAGTTTATGATATTGGAGATATTGCGAATAACTTTGTAAGGTGGTACTACGACAAATTTTGGACACCTCACGGAAGAGTGTTTGATATTGGAATTGCTACGGTTGGTGCAATCCAACGACTGAAAAAAGGAGAAAGTCCACTCCTTTCTGGAGGAATAGGGGAACGTTCTAATGGAAATGGTTCTTTGATGCGAATCTTGCCTCTTGTTTTTTACAAAGGTTATTTTTTTGAAGAAAATATAGAAAAGCGTTTTAAATTAGTTTCAGAAGTTTCTTCGATTACGCACATGCATTTTCGCTCTGTTTTTTCGTGTTTTATCTATACAGAATTTGCCAATATTTTGCGTCATCAGATAGAAGATAACAAGCAAGATAAAGTGGTAGCTTATCAAGAGTTACAAAAACGAATAAATGATTTTGCTCTAGAGTTTGAGTTTAACACAGAAGAAGTTGCTCTTTTTGATAGAATTTTGAAACATGATATTACTACCTTTGATGAGGATTCCATTAGCTCATCAGGTTATGTGCTGCATACATTAGAGGCTAGTCTTTGGTGTTTTATGAAATATGATTCTTATTCTGAAAGCGTCTTGAAAGCTGTAAACTTAGGTAAAGATACAGACACCACAGGTTGCGTAACAGGTGGAATAGCTGGACTTTATTATGGAGCAAATGCAGAAACAGGAATCCCTCAAGAGTGGATAGATGTGATTGTTAAGAAGGAAGAGATTGAGGATTTATGCAATAGATTATATACACTGAACCAATAA
- a CDS encoding leucine-rich repeat domain-containing protein has product MKKILFLAVALASMLACLFYAFDGSFFQNNGVEEKEIKEPKHQLIYDADYDFSEPLVVIFSDGELKGKNEISEYRTVCRLINDTLLINMSEGFMTGFDIDLTLASDTVKSQGEVGSCTYFYDYEPIFSKVILGKRNPKIKDSIHISLDMVFVCYDTLENFRDTMRVRGSQKIQVREKSYSQHQKMKELYMKRFIAESKQRPDTITHLNFSYMELDSLPNELFLFKNLKELNISNSKISVKELNTLTQLNKLEKLYIEDSNLEEFPSKLVELEHLKELKLFRNNISKLPNNFFKLKKLESLQMESNSIINFPKVLYKMPNLRILYLRGNEIKHLESELNKLKQLEEHDYTSETYLY; this is encoded by the coding sequence ATGAAAAAAATACTTTTCCTTGCTGTTGCTTTGGCTTCTATGCTGGCTTGTCTGTTTTATGCCTTTGATGGTTCATTTTTTCAAAATAATGGAGTTGAGGAGAAGGAAATCAAAGAACCAAAACATCAGCTTATTTATGATGCTGATTATGACTTTAGTGAGCCTTTGGTGGTAATTTTTAGTGATGGAGAATTAAAAGGTAAAAATGAAATATCTGAATACCGTACTGTATGTAGGTTAATTAATGATACTTTGCTTATAAATATGAGTGAAGGTTTTATGACAGGTTTTGACATTGACTTAACTCTTGCTTCTGATACTGTAAAAAGCCAAGGAGAAGTTGGTAGTTGTACTTACTTTTACGATTATGAACCTATTTTTAGCAAAGTAATTTTGGGTAAACGAAATCCAAAAATAAAAGATAGTATACATATTTCTTTAGATATGGTTTTCGTTTGTTATGATACACTAGAGAATTTTAGAGATACAATGAGAGTGAGAGGTTCTCAAAAAATTCAAGTTAGAGAAAAAAGCTACTCACAGCATCAAAAAATGAAAGAATTGTATATGAAGAGATTTATTGCAGAATCTAAACAAAGACCAGATACAATCACACATCTTAACTTTTCATATATGGAATTAGATTCTTTACCTAATGAACTTTTCCTTTTTAAAAACCTAAAAGAATTAAATATAAGTAACAGTAAAATTTCTGTTAAAGAACTGAATACATTAACTCAATTAAATAAGTTAGAAAAACTCTATATCGAAGATAGTAATTTAGAGGAATTCCCAAGTAAATTAGTAGAATTAGAACACTTGAAAGAATTAAAACTCTTTAGAAATAATATTTCTAAACTTCCTAATAACTTTTTCAAGTTAAAAAAACTAGAAAGTTTGCAAATGGAAAGTAATAGTATCATAAACTTTCCAAAAGTATTGTATAAAATGCCTAACCTTAGAATATTGTATTTAAGAGGGAATGAAATTAAACACTTAGAATCTGAACTTAATAAGTTAAAACAACTTGAAGAGCATGATTACACATCAGAAACTTATTTATACTAA
- a CDS encoding GYDIA family GHMP kinase, producing the protein MNRFHGNGKLLLSGEYYVLDGAMALAVPTQKGQLLQVSYAPSEHRVLHWKSYDSNGQIWFEARFDIETFEALEGYVSQKSLVLQKILQTTRKISKNFLVGKEYVLVETFLEFPRLWGLGSSSTLIHNIAKWAGINAFDLLAKTMGGSGYDVACAESETPILYERQDGIPRSISVDFNPPFKENLYFVYLGKKQSSAEGISYYEKLKSKKDKLVKELSGITQKIVNSKTLEEFEELISQHEEIIAKNMAMQRVKELYFSDYWGEIKSLGAWGGDFVLATSRKSKEETQNYFLEKGMDTFLTYDEMVKG; encoded by the coding sequence ATGAATCGTTTTCACGGAAATGGAAAACTGCTCCTTAGTGGGGAGTATTACGTGCTAGATGGTGCAATGGCATTGGCCGTTCCCACTCAAAAAGGGCAATTATTACAAGTTTCGTATGCTCCATCTGAACACCGTGTGTTGCATTGGAAAAGCTACGATAGCAACGGACAAATTTGGTTTGAAGCTCGTTTTGATATAGAAACTTTTGAGGCTTTAGAAGGCTATGTTTCTCAAAAATCATTGGTTTTACAAAAAATTTTACAGACTACACGTAAAATTTCTAAGAATTTTTTAGTAGGGAAAGAGTATGTTTTGGTAGAGACTTTTTTAGAATTTCCTCGTCTTTGGGGATTAGGAAGTAGTTCTACACTTATTCATAATATTGCAAAGTGGGCAGGAATCAATGCTTTTGATTTGCTTGCTAAAACAATGGGAGGTTCTGGCTACGATGTGGCGTGCGCTGAATCTGAAACACCCATTTTGTATGAACGTCAAGATGGAATACCTCGCTCTATTTCAGTAGATTTCAATCCTCCTTTTAAAGAAAATCTATATTTTGTTTATTTGGGCAAAAAACAATCTTCAGCAGAGGGAATTTCATATTACGAAAAACTAAAGAGTAAAAAAGATAAATTAGTAAAAGAACTCTCTGGAATTACGCAAAAAATTGTAAACTCTAAAACACTAGAGGAGTTTGAAGAACTAATTTCCCAACACGAAGAAATTATTGCTAAAAATATGGCAATGCAACGAGTAAAAGAACTCTATTTTTCTGATTATTGGGGAGAAATAAAATCTCTTGGTGCTTGGGGAGGTGATTTTGTTTTGGCAACTAGCCGAAAATCAAAAGAAGAAACACAAAACTATTTCCTAGAAAAAGGAATGGATACTTTTCTTACCTATGATGAGATGGTAAAAGGGTAG
- a CDS encoding hydroxymethylglutaryl-CoA reductase, whose protein sequence is MELISGFSKLSKEEKITWIASQLGESSDELLNEFASFWHSDPHKQKVFDEFSENTLTNYYMPFGVVPNVVLNGKTYAVPMTIEESSVVAAASKAAKFWQSRGGFHSEIISTKKIGQVHFLWKGDYNKMYCVFDEAKEQMLKDTASITKNMRERGGGILDIELLDMRHLDDNYYQIKATFDTCDSMGANFINSCLEQFAKTLQNWVASKDMFTDEERDVTIVMCILSNYTPECLVKTWVECPIEELGTVDGLDAKTFAFKFFKAIEIAKNDVYRATTHNKGIFNGIDAVVLATGNDFRAVEACGHTYAARSGQYRSLSDCSIENGIFKFWLEMPIAVGTVGGLTSLHPLAKRSLEMLDNPSATQLMQIISTIGLAQNFGAIKSLTTTGIQKGHMKMHLLNILRNFEATEKEVKQAVEHFKTNTVSFNAVREFLETVRTPA, encoded by the coding sequence ATGGAATTAATTTCAGGATTTTCAAAACTCTCTAAAGAAGAAAAAATTACATGGATTGCCAGCCAGCTAGGAGAGTCTTCAGACGAGTTACTCAACGAATTTGCTAGTTTTTGGCATTCAGACCCACACAAGCAAAAAGTCTTTGATGAGTTTAGTGAAAATACACTTACCAACTATTATATGCCTTTTGGTGTTGTTCCAAATGTAGTTTTAAATGGTAAAACGTATGCTGTTCCGATGACAATTGAGGAGAGTTCGGTAGTGGCAGCAGCTTCAAAGGCAGCCAAATTTTGGCAATCAAGAGGAGGATTTCATTCTGAAATTATTTCTACAAAAAAAATAGGACAAGTACACTTTCTTTGGAAAGGCGATTACAATAAAATGTATTGTGTTTTTGATGAAGCAAAAGAACAAATGCTCAAAGACACAGCCAGTATTACCAAAAATATGCGTGAGCGTGGTGGTGGCATTTTGGATATTGAGCTTTTAGATATGCGTCATTTAGATGATAACTATTATCAAATCAAAGCTACCTTTGACACTTGTGATTCGATGGGCGCAAACTTTATTAATTCTTGTTTGGAGCAGTTTGCTAAAACTCTTCAAAACTGGGTTGCCTCAAAAGATATGTTCACAGACGAAGAAAGAGATGTTACGATTGTGATGTGTATTCTTTCCAACTACACGCCAGAGTGTTTGGTCAAGACGTGGGTAGAATGTCCGATTGAAGAACTCGGAACAGTTGATGGATTAGACGCAAAAACCTTTGCTTTCAAATTTTTTAAAGCCATCGAAATTGCAAAAAATGATGTTTATCGTGCCACGACGCACAACAAAGGAATTTTTAATGGAATAGATGCCGTAGTTTTGGCAACTGGAAATGATTTTAGAGCTGTTGAAGCCTGTGGACATACGTATGCAGCACGTTCTGGGCAATATAGAAGTTTATCAGATTGTAGCATAGAAAATGGAATTTTTAAATTTTGGTTAGAAATGCCGATTGCTGTCGGAACAGTTGGAGGGCTAACTTCTCTTCACCCACTTGCCAAACGCTCATTAGAAATGCTTGATAATCCGTCGGCAACACAACTGATGCAGATTATTTCTACAATTGGACTAGCTCAAAACTTTGGTGCAATCAAATCACTTACCACCACAGGCATTCAAAAAGGACACATGAAAATGCACCTTTTGAATATCCTGCGTAACTTTGAAGCTACAGAAAAAGAAGTCAAACAAGCAGTCGAACACTTCAAAACAAATACTGTTTCTTTTAATGCTGTAAGAGAATTTTTAGAAACAGTTCGTACCCCTGCATAA
- a CDS encoding M28 family peptidase: MNFIQNIFSKNHHLNLLEIVQKLENKSDTERFKFIIDFLEENEIGYEIQYYKTGSNIIVKTNQESRDKPFIGISSHFDVYPNSAGANDNGTAIAVCLDILIRIKYEQEKNANFLGELPFQIRVFFFDEEENKLKGSRAYVQEFGRWEIKRGEMLGLINLEMLGQGDRLALWNLEESEKTGIVLETLEKTAKRNGIFTKRFDQIVTNSADHVSFKNAKLQDAFTITSLSDKDIEISKNYYKAQDEGASIMTLMDIIQKAPIFEHYHKPTDLSKFLNEKSMQRVSSLIWQTLMNINL, from the coding sequence ATGAACTTCATCCAAAATATTTTTTCCAAAAACCATCATCTGAACCTGTTAGAAATTGTCCAAAAGCTAGAAAATAAATCAGATACAGAACGTTTCAAGTTTATTATTGATTTTTTAGAAGAAAATGAAATTGGTTATGAAATTCAGTATTACAAAACAGGTAGTAATATCATTGTCAAAACGAATCAAGAAAGTAGAGATAAACCTTTCATTGGAATAAGTTCACATTTTGACGTGTATCCTAACTCGGCTGGTGCAAATGATAACGGTACTGCAATTGCTGTTTGTTTGGATATTCTGATACGTATCAAATACGAACAAGAAAAGAATGCTAATTTTTTGGGTGAATTACCTTTTCAAATACGGGTGTTCTTTTTCGATGAGGAAGAAAATAAGCTAAAAGGCTCAAGAGCTTATGTACAAGAGTTTGGAAGATGGGAAATTAAAAGAGGTGAAATGCTAGGACTTATCAATCTTGAAATGTTGGGACAAGGAGACAGATTAGCCCTTTGGAATTTGGAAGAAAGCGAAAAAACAGGAATCGTTTTGGAAACCTTAGAAAAGACAGCAAAAAGAAATGGTATTTTCACAAAACGTTTTGACCAAATTGTTACTAATTCTGCCGACCATGTGAGTTTTAAAAATGCAAAATTACAAGATGCTTTTACTATCACGTCGCTTTCAGATAAGGATATAGAAATTTCTAAGAATTACTATAAAGCACAAGACGAAGGGGCAAGTATCATGACACTAATGGATATTATCCAAAAAGCTCCCATTTTTGAGCATTATCACAAACCAACAGATTTGAGCAAATTTCTCAATGAGAAAAGTATGCAGAGAGTTTCAAGTTTAATTTGGCAGACTTTGATGAATATAAATCTATAG
- a CDS encoding fatty acid desaturase family protein, with protein MENQVIEKAIQKKATQSSSSQQITFKEYKEKLEQRKAPRFDNQEQRDFVKTLNQRVNNYFKEKNISRNANAEMIFKSIFHLTIWIGSYSLLIFGGFSVGINYLLWAILGFSIAMVCVNIGHDAIHGAYSKYKWVNQLLSHTFNFNGASAYMWKRMHNQAHHTYTNIDGHDEDIAPVPIVRLSAEAPLWSVHRYQHIYSFGLYCLSTFSWVFMKDYKKFFTNTVGNYTGEDHPKSEYFFLFFYKFINYALFIAVPFIMLPHGWVHTLLGFLLMHAVSGFSLAVIFMLAHVVEDAHFFLPNEEGNMENSWAVHQLYTTANFSEKSKLMAFLTGGLNQQVEHHLFPNICSIHYPKLSAIVKQTAEEYGHPYLTDNFPNAVASHVRFLKRMGNEERPVMH; from the coding sequence ATGGAAAATCAAGTTATTGAAAAAGCTATTCAGAAAAAAGCTACACAAAGTTCATCATCTCAACAAATTACTTTTAAAGAGTACAAAGAAAAACTAGAACAAAGAAAAGCTCCTCGCTTCGACAACCAAGAGCAAAGAGATTTTGTCAAGACACTCAACCAAAGAGTAAATAATTATTTTAAAGAAAAGAACATTTCAAGAAATGCCAATGCAGAAATGATTTTCAAATCTATTTTTCACTTAACAATATGGATAGGCTCGTATAGTCTTCTTATTTTTGGTGGATTTAGTGTCGGAATTAATTATCTACTTTGGGCTATTCTTGGCTTTTCGATTGCAATGGTTTGTGTCAATATCGGACACGATGCCATTCATGGCGCATATTCCAAGTACAAATGGGTAAACCAGTTGCTTTCACATACCTTCAATTTCAATGGAGCAAGTGCCTATATGTGGAAACGTATGCACAATCAAGCTCATCACACCTATACAAATATCGACGGACACGATGAAGATATTGCACCTGTTCCGATTGTAAGACTTTCAGCAGAAGCTCCTTTGTGGTCGGTTCACCGTTATCAGCACATTTACTCGTTTGGTCTTTATTGCTTGAGTACGTTCTCTTGGGTATTTATGAAAGATTATAAAAAGTTTTTCACTAATACAGTAGGAAATTATACTGGTGAAGACCATCCTAAAAGTGAGTATTTTTTCTTGTTTTTCTACAAGTTTATAAATTATGCTCTTTTCATTGCAGTTCCATTTATTATGCTTCCTCACGGCTGGGTTCATACCTTGCTAGGTTTTTTATTGATGCATGCAGTATCTGGTTTTTCACTTGCTGTAATCTTTATGTTGGCTCACGTAGTAGAAGATGCTCATTTCTTTTTGCCTAACGAAGAAGGAAATATGGAAAACTCTTGGGCAGTTCATCAGCTTTACACCACAGCCAATTTTTCAGAGAAAAGTAAACTAATGGCATTCCTCACAGGTGGTCTAAACCAACAAGTAGAGCATCATTTGTTTCCAAATATTTGTAGTATTCATTACCCAAAACTTTCTGCTATTGTAAAGCAAACAGCAGAAGAATATGGACATCCTTACTTAACAGATAATTTTCCAAATGCAGTAGCGTCTCATGTTCGCTTTTTGAAGAGAATGGGCAATGAAGAACGTCCTGTGATGCACTAG
- a CDS encoding RluA family pseudouridine synthase: MDEHFEDDDENMYEHYRIDVDGKQELLRIDKYLLERLPRVTRNRVQGAIKAGYIKVNDKEIKPSYKVLPHDIISVNLPEPVRDLKKVEPENIPLNVIYEDKDLMVVYKPAGMVSHPATDNWTGTFANAVAYHMQQNGENFLGLSHRIDKKTTGILVVTKNLEAKDFIGKQFFNHSIERTYIALVWGEVKEDKGTIKGHIARGKNDRRVMSVHPDGERGKRAVTHYKVIKRLRYVTLVQCNLETGRTHQIRAHMKHIGHPLFGDPMYGGNKILQGSVFSKYKAFVENCFEILPRQALHAKSLGFEHPTTKEWMQFDTELPDDILQVLEKWENYVKYT; encoded by the coding sequence ATGGACGAACACTTTGAAGACGATGATGAAAATATGTACGAGCATTATCGTATAGATGTAGATGGAAAACAAGAGCTTTTAAGAATTGATAAATACTTGTTAGAACGTTTGCCTAGAGTTACTCGTAACCGTGTACAGGGAGCTATTAAGGCAGGATACATAAAGGTAAATGATAAGGAGATAAAACCGAGCTATAAAGTATTACCACACGATATTATTAGCGTAAATCTTCCCGAACCAGTCAGAGATTTAAAGAAGGTAGAACCAGAAAACATTCCTCTCAATGTTATCTATGAAGATAAAGATTTAATGGTGGTTTATAAACCTGCTGGAATGGTTTCGCATCCTGCTACCGACAACTGGACAGGAACGTTTGCCAATGCTGTAGCGTATCACATGCAACAAAACGGAGAAAATTTTTTAGGACTTTCTCACAGAATAGACAAAAAAACGACAGGTATTTTAGTAGTTACCAAAAACTTAGAAGCTAAAGATTTTATAGGAAAACAGTTTTTTAATCACAGTATTGAAAGAACATATATTGCTTTAGTTTGGGGAGAGGTTAAAGAAGACAAGGGAACGATAAAAGGACACATTGCAAGAGGAAAAAATGACCGTCGTGTGATGAGTGTTCATCCAGATGGAGAGCGAGGAAAACGAGCCGTTACACACTACAAAGTTATCAAGCGTTTGCGTTATGTTACTTTAGTGCAATGTAATTTGGAAACTGGACGTACGCATCAGATTAGAGCGCACATGAAGCATATCGGACATCCTCTTTTTGGCGACCCTATGTATGGAGGAAACAAGATTTTACAAGGTTCAGTATTTTCAAAATACAAGGCTTTTGTAGAAAATTGTTTTGAAATTTTGCCACGTCAAGCCCTGCATGCAAAATCATTAGGTTTTGAACACCCAACTACAAAAGAATGGATGCAATTTGATACAGAGCTTCCAGATGATATTTTACAAGTTTTAGAGAAATGGGAAAATTATGTGAAATACACATAA